The genomic stretch ttaaggctgagtactCATTCTGTGtatttaccacattttgtttatccattcatctgtcagtgaacTTTTGGGTTACTTCCACTTCTTGACTGTTGCatataatgctgctatgaatgtggGTATACAAATATCTTTGTGAGTACTTGCCCAGTTCTTCTGGGAATATACATAGAAGTAGAATTGCAGGATCGTATGTAAGTCTCTGTTTAGTTTTTTggggaaccaccatactgttttccatagcagctgcactattttacatttccaccctCAATGTAAAGGGTTCTAATTTATTCACATCCTCCAACacttattttcagtttatttggtgtttttaaaaataattgccattctaatgggtatgaagtagtGATTGTGgtatttggttttcatttccctaatgattagtgatgttaggCATCTTTGcatgtatttattggccatttgtatatgttctttggaaaaatatctgctcaagtcctttgcccatttcttatggggttgtatatttttttgttgaGTTCTAGAAGTTCTTTGTtatggatattaattccttattagatacacaatttgcaaatatttttttggatTCTGTGGATGGCCTTTTCACTCTATTGATAGTGTTTGCACAAAAATTAAGTTTGAGGTAGCCTCATtggtctgtttttgcttttgttgcttgtgcttttggtgttaatcaagaaatcattgccaaatccagtgtcatgaagcttttcccccttatgtttttttttttttaatgattttcagagttttagctcttacatttaagtctttaatccattttgagttaatttttgtatatagtgtaaggtaaactttgtttttttgcaCAAGAGTATCCAGGTTTCCTAGCATTGTTTGTTGAAAACTCTCCTtttcccattgaatggtcttgggaCTCTTGTCAAAACTCTTtggactggggatccctgggtggctcggcagtttagcgccgccttcagcccaggacgtgatcctggaatcccgggatcgagttccacatcgggctccttgcatggagcctgcttctccctttgcctgtgtctctctctctttctgtgtgtctctcatgaataaataaataaaatctttaagaaaaaaaaaaaaacacaaaaacctctTTGGACCTTATATATAATAGTGTATTTGGCAgttgttctgttccattggtttgtctctctgtgtttatgccagtatcatactgttttgatattATATTATAGTAagtttcaaattgtttttttttttctatggaaGAACACTAGTGACTTTAAATATTATTAACCAGATATTTTACTgaattgttttagtttttcagTTGATTGTGTAAAGATATGGCTGTtgcaaataatgataaaatatttcttcttgaattttgtctatttttgtctaATTGCATTGGCTTTCCATGTTAAATAATTATGTTGCCCATTTACGGTATTTCTTTCTTGCTTCTGATTTAGTGGAAATTCTTCTAATATTTCACCAGAGTGTATGATGCAGTTTTTGGTTTAGACATGCTCCTAAACTTCTGAGGCTGACATCAAAGGCTTAATTACAGTTTGGCACTTAAAGATGGTTTGTTTCTTGTTGGTATTAATAGGAATAAAAGATGAATCCGAAAGTATCATAGAAGGACTGCTTGGTTTTGATTCATATACATCAACTAattgactttttctctttttcagaatGGCCAGAGTTTTCTGGTTTTGGATGAACAAAGATTTGCAAAAGAAattcttcctaaatatttcaaGCACAATAACATGGCAAGCTTTGTGAGGCAGTTGAATATGTGTGAGTATAGGCAGTGATTATTTGGAATACTGTGGTCAGCCCCGATtaatccattttttcccccattaggttgataaaggaaagggaaatttttttacttttatctatTTTAGTCATCtaaattttgaatctttttttcagATGGTTTTCGTAAGGTTGTGCATATTGACTCTGGAATTGTAAAGCAGGAACGAGATGGGCCTGTTGAATTTCAGCATCCTTACTTCAAACAAGGCCAGGATGACTTGTTGGAGAACATTAAAAGGAAGGTGAGCTATTgttaatatgatttatttaagGCATTACCATGTAGCATACTTGGCCAACACAATATTTCACCTATTGAAATTAAGAATGTATAGAAATACACAGGTGTTTTTGTTGGGATAACTTAGACTAATAAAGCTTTAATTATTTccctctattttatatttttttctgcagtcAACTGTCCTAAAGGCTCAGTCTTCAAATACGTTAGACTCACTCACTAATATGGCTCACTCTTTCTAATTTAGCTTAAAATATGTAAACTTTTGTTAGAATGTCCACTCCCTGGAGGGCTTGTTCTGTAGTTCACTGCTGAATATCCAATGCCCAGAATAAGTCCCTTGCATATAGTAAGCAtctaataacatattttttaatgaatggtatcttttactgaaataaaatatttttactaaatccACAAAAGAAGAGGGATAAAAGAGTAATGGACCATGAAAGAAAATGGCCTAGTGTGCAGCTGTTACTGCATAAATTTAATTAAACGTGGAATGTGATAATGAAGAGGCTTGGGGAAATTACAGTGAGTTTGGCtaaagggaatgaaaaaaaaaagcccctaaGTTGTTCCTGCTTGTAGAAACttctccacattaaaaaaaaaaaaaaaaaaaaagattatttcttatCCTTGTCTTTGAGCTATTCTTTTTATAGAATCCTATCCTGGGCTTTTTGGAACTAAATCTAACTTCCTGAATCAGCTACAAACCCACTTATAatagggaaactttttttttttaatagggaaaCTTTGAATTACAAATATGGTATATAGTATTTGATTTCCTACATTTGTTTTCAAAAGGTTTCATCTtcaaaaccagaagaaaataagATTCGTCAGGAAGatttaacaaaaattataagTAGTGCTCAGAAAGttcaaataaaacaagaaactatTGAGTCCAGACTTTCTGAATTAAAAAGGTAAAGTATTATTGCCAAATATAATCTTCATATAGggattggtgtgtgtgtgttgggattGGAGGTTAGTGCTTTAAGTACTTAGATCTCATTGTTGAAGCCAAGATAAAAGGTCTTTTTTCTGTAAGTACTAGTTCCCTTAGTTTGATTTTTAGCCCTTGACTTTACctcaatattatattttcttgacCGTGGTCAAAAGATTTTATGACTATGGGCAATTAAAACAGTTTGATGCAGGAGTCTCGCTGATGAAACAATAGATATTTAAATTCATGTAGGAATTGCCCCTGAGTGGCTTGcttagtccattaagtgtctgcttcctgctcaggtcatggtctcagggttctgagattgagttccacatcagactccctgccccagggggaaatgtgcttctccctttccctctgcctctcttctggcttatgtatgtgtgcatgctctctctcaaataaataaataaaatcttttaaaaaaataaatcagtgtagGAAATATGATTCCACTTAGCATTCATATGATGTTCACACACATGAGGGAACACAAGCCATAAAAAGATACTACATATGTTACTCATCTCTTCTTTTATGGCAGTTTAATATGCTTTTTCTATGTGGCTTAAGATAAAATAGAACacaaaaaaatagggaaaaggaTGCAAGAGACTTGCTTTACTTGGTATTTATCATACATAGACATGGTAATGGTGTTATTCAAATCATTTATCTACAGAAACATACTTTTGCCTTATGGCAATTCTTGGCACCATTACTTGCCACACTAACAACTTGTATATAGAGTAGATGTATACTTCTCTCAATGTATACTTCTCTTCTTAGTAAGTAgttgagattttttcttttcctaataggGGCCAAGGTCTTGATTGATTTtatgtattctctctcttccatttcaAATGTGGGATATTAGTGTAGCTGTCTTAACTCAGGTGTCTTCGTTAAAAGAATAACCTTGaattttgattccattttttaataagGTTTAATTTTAAGCTGTCCCATTTtgtgtatttcatttaatcagTTATGCTAGTTTATGGTATGTATCTTGTGTCTACTGAGGTGCCCTTTGACCCAATTCCTTGAATCTCCAGTTTAGCCCTTAAGAAATAGATCCCCAGATTGGACCTGTAAGTTTTAGAGGTAACTGTTCTTCTACTTAAATTTAGTAGGCAGATGATAATATCTTCAAATATCTGAGTCAAAAAGAGTACCCTATTCAGTAAGTattaaagaaagttttattttcaagatcTTCTGTATGTAAGATATAGAAGTCCCTTTTGTAATAGTTTAGCTTGAAGAGGATGGATATTATGGAAATTAACAAGAACAAAACTTAAAGCATTTAATAGGTGGATTATCCTTCATGCCTTCTAAGTATTGTTGCTGCTAATACTTAATAACTGCAATTTCAATAGTAgttaatgaaggaaaagaaactattaCTACTAGGCAAATTATTGGTTTGTCACATATTTAgacatgctttaaatttttttttttttagtatttttctatgTCTGTGTTTGAAACATCTTAAGATAGTTTTAGGACCTGATAAACTTTCAGATCAACTTTAACACTTACTACACATTACCTGTGTGAACTTAGGCAAGTCCTCTCAATTCTTGAGGCTCAGTgtcctcctctataaaatagaGCTAATAATTCCTTTCTCAACTGATAGAGAAGTTTAGATAAGAAATACACTAAAATGCTTAGTATAATGCCTGGAACATAGGTAGTGCTGGATAAATGTCACTTCCTTTAATAATTCTTTTCTAAGCACAACTCCTGAATTCACTTGGTAGCCAaagattagtttattttttaaacaagaagtAATGAACCACATTGTCAGAGAAGTAAATTGCCTACTACTATATTGGCTATAGGCATGTgtctttaatttttgtgtttatattgcCATGAATATAAAGTACTATAGTTAGGAAGGGATGATTCTGGAGTTGTGTCAAGATAGTTGCCATTTTATATAATTGAACCaaagttttttcattttcatgaaaatatataGGAAAGTTCACTGGTATTCCTAATTAAAGATAATGAGGTCTGGGTTTCTCactaaattttgttttgctttttaataaatgataacaTAGTGAGAATGAGTCCCTTTGGAAGGAGGTGTCAGAATTACGAGCAAAACATGCACAACAGCAACAAGTTATTCGAAAGGTAAGCTTTTTCATCCCATGACTGTAATCTGCCTTTGTTTAATTTGTGTACCATTTGTGACCCAAAAAAAGTCTCTATGGAATAGTCAGTGATTGATCTTAGTTTCTTATATATTGGGTTCGTATATAATAGTGAAACTATGAAATCAAACAAATTAGGTCaactgttatattttctttttaataaggaacATTTCTCATTACCTAAATATGGTTATTCCATATTCTCAGCCTAAGTCTCATTAGCTTTAAGTAAGTGACTTTTAGCCTGATATAACAACtttaaagatactttatttttaggAACATAATTAATatactacacttttttttttactatgaataACAGTCTTActgtgttcttttgtttttactatttttttttacttgaaatggCATAGATATGGTCTTTGAAGACAAATGACTAAAATTTTCAAATCAGTTCACCAAATTATGAATTCAAAAAATTAGTTACCAATGTATGCCATTATTAGTATTTCCagaaaagcagtaaaataaattctagattttAGTATCTGAGCTGAAAATTACTGGGGAAACTGAAAATCTCTCTGTTGCATTGTGTCCTTGTGATTTAGTCTTTTCATATCAGCTTTCATATGTTAATAAGACTTGAAACATAAAAGTAATTAAGGCAGCTATTTTTTGCTCATGAGTAAACTAGACTCTTAAGTTTAAGCAACAGGTTTTTGAGGGGGAGGAAGGGTGGGAGAACTTCAGCTGGTTTGTGCTGAGATGCCTTTAGCTAAAAATAGGGTTATGACTTGACAGGATCTGGGTCTAGTGGAGCAAGCTTAGAACAGAGATGAATGGTTGCAGCCTTTGGCCTGTAGTCAGATAgatacactgtgtgtgtgtgtgtgtgtgtgtgtgtgtgtgtgtgtgtgtatagtttttCCAAATCAGTATGTAAGTGAAGGTTGAATGTACAATTTAGTTCTAAGTGTTTAGTCCAAGTACATATACTTTCAAAACTTCCATAGCTGATTCCAACATGCAAGCCTGTTAAGAATAGCTGATTTAAAATGATAggtgtttgggggcacctggatggctcagtggttgagcacctgcctttggctcagggcctgatctccctctgcctgtgtctctgcctctctctctgttctctctgttctctcatgaataaataaataaaatctttaaaaaaaagtatagatgTACCTTAGCCTGcacttcattaagaaaaaaaattcttttaatcttttccaGAAAACGTTTTAGTTAAATATTAGCTTAtaatactatatgattttttttttcacctaaaagCAAGGAAAGTTGATGGAATACTTATAGAGGATTTCAGGTTTTCATGAAACCTAGCATACTGTCTGCTCAAATTTGAGTTTTGAATAAATGTGGTTTGGTGGAGCTAGGGAATTTTCATGATGCGTAGTGATAGCTGATAATCTCTTCTGTATTGCTGTATTTGCCTCATATGTCTGCCATTCACTCCTTGGCTTTATATTAATTGGAATAGTATATGTGAGTTACCTGGTATAGGTACTTGTTACAGGATAGGATAAATAGTACCTGTTATAGAACTTACCAGGTCCAGAAATTAGATGTTGTAAATGTTAGGTGCCTTATCTTCTTCAGGAAACAAGGTTTGTGTACAGCATGATGCAGAATTGTCTTAATAAGAGaactaaaatacagaaaaaatttcAGGAGAAATTTAGCCAGTGCTTCATGTTCTTATAATTCAACCACTaatgtttttagaattttttataacACTTATAAATTAACAAAAGTAATTGAAACCAAATTATTTCATAGATACCTTTAAGTTTAAATTTGTCTTCTCATCAGCATCAGTCagcattttcttttgaataaacaATTTAGTGGCTAGCTTCCTTTTCATGACTCTAAAACTGTTTAACTTTTCTGCAAAGAGTCTAAATAGTCCTCCAGTTGCTTTTGGCCTTTATTTATAGCCTCTCAGTGATATACTGCTTTTCATAGTTCACCATATGATCCTCACTTCTTTAGCTCCTTTAGGAAGGTGACAATAAATTTCAAGACATCCTAAGCCAGTGATTCTCACATTCACATCAGTATCACCTGGAGGACATTGCTGGACCCTGTCCTCAGAATTTCGGATTCCGTTAATTATGGAGTGGGGTTGAGAATGTGTGTCTAACAGATTCCTGGGCTAATActgctggtccatggaccacactgTAAGAAATGCTGTCATAAAATATGAAAGATTGTTTGCATGTCTTGATCTGTTTAGTagccttttccttttaaatttaattaagctCTGAAGATTAAACCAGCTTTTCTTGATTGGCAGTATGTGTGTCTTGGATAGTTAAGAGGAAAACCATCTGAAACAAAATCTATtcattgtttattaaaaaaaaaaaatgtactcccAACTTtgaaattgtatatttatttttggataattTCTAATTAACTGTATTTTGGGGTTTATTTCTGTTACTGTATAATTAgatatttcatgattttattaagcAATAATTTTTCTAGAATAACCCAATAAGCTTTTTCTCCCTTGAAAATTTTATGCTCTCTTCTGAAAGAGATGGAAATTTCTTTGGCCTCTAATTGCATTACCTAGTTTAAGAAAAATGTTGCCTGTcactcccccccgcccctcaGCATAGTCTTGAAAGAATTTCAGTTAAAAACTTGGGATCTGTATTCAGGCATGCTTGGATCTTAGCACCAAAACAAATAACTGAGTAGAGTATTGGGTAGATGGATGCATGGGgggatagatagatgaatggatggatggataagtagATGAATGTCTTAGGCATCTTGATATCCTGGGTGGCTGCTACTTTTATTACAGGTTATTCTTCTGCCTGGAAACTGTTACATTTCTTTAGATATTAATTACAAGGTGCACCCAAATTTCAAATATGTTAACACGAGAGACATTATGTGACTTAGAAAATATGTAGTATTTGAATTAATTTCTTAACACTTGTAATGTGGACTAAGAATTAGGAGTCTATGATGGGaaattttttgtgtatattttccttttagattGTCCAGTTTATTGTTACATTGGTTCAGAATAACCAGCTTGTGAGCTTAAAACGTAAAAGGTAAGTTTCTGTGTAAAATACTTTGACCTATTTCTGGACAGCTAAACATGTTAGTGTTTAACAGTGAATGGCCTACATTCGCTTAGTGTATGTCTGTTGTTCCAGAGGAATAGTCCTTCCTTGTTAAATTATACTCTCAGCATTTCAAGAGTAGTGTTACTTCTTCCTCCAGTCATCCTGCTAATGTTTTTCAGAGACAAGTATAGCTAAATGGTCACTTTACAGACATATAGGGAGTTAATCAGGaatccatttttatttgcattagcCATTTACTGTAAAGTTAGAAGGCCTGAGTgaggggaaatttttaaaaaaaggtcatacattgaaaacaaaaatacttgatCACTTATATTTAATCCACTAATAAGGAATTTAATAACCCAAATATTGACTGTGGGTTATGATACATAAAAGTGTTAGTAGTATTTGCCATTGTTACAACTAAAGCTTAAGGATAGTGGACAAAGGAGtagttggaagaagaaaaaacttaTCTTAAAGCTTGGTTATGTGCACACTTTATGCTGTGGCCTTAACTCTACTTCCATGAACTAGTTATGTATGTTAGTACAGTTCATAATGATATAGTTCAGTCAGCAATGAAATagtatattgtatttattatattactatatatcATTGTTATATactacatattatttattatagttattatattaattttagcaAAAATAGTATAGAAGAATGGCAAAATCAAAGACCTAGGCAGAGTCACCCCCTAGTTTCTGTTCCTAAGATGTGACCATTGTGTATCACTATGTTCTTTGTGTATCCCtaactaaaatcttttcttaTTAAAGTGTATATGTTCATGTGAGGGTAAAATATTAGAATAGTTTAAATTTCTTGTGTGCTCGCTTCACTGAATTTCATGAATATCTTCTGATTTTCAGGCCTCTACTTCTAAATACTAATGGAGCCCAAAAGAAGAATTTGTTTCAGCATATAGTCAAAGAACCAGCTGATAATCACCATCATAAAGTAATTTTTTggttaaattctattttatatttgttatatcaAACCAAATTTTATTACAGCAGTATTTCATGTATTCAGAATTCACATTCAAAGTTTAGTGAATAATAATCTAAGTGTTCATCCTCCAGTTTTATTAAATCatgcctttttaaattatttgctttaaattattttaagaaagaaactgctataaatagaattattttagtttcctgttcccaagtttgtttttttgcctCTCAAGTTTGTTTTTTGACTCCTCTTCGGTCTCTCATAGATAATCACTATCTTGAAATGGTATTTATATCAGTCATTTTTGAATTGGTCATTTTATATGTGTGAACTCATGAAcagtatttgctattattttgcaTGTATCCAAGCTTCATATAAATgatactgtttaaaaaataaataaataaataaataaatgatactgttttgcacatatcattttacattgtgacttttttcacttggttttgttttgagatttattAAATTAAGTTCATCTCTACTACTTGATATTAATTCAGTATTATGGTTATGTAATTAAGCATTCatccataaattattttaagtttccaACTTTTATTATAAGTTGTGTAGACTAGACTTTTTACTCTAGcaatttcaaaactatttttgtttaCCTTTATTTTTGTGTTGGGCTCTCTGGATCATTTGTCAAACTTACACCCATTGGCAAATCATTCCAGTCCAGTGTCTAGACTTCCTTTAATAGCTGATTGTTATTGTAACTTTCAAATCTTAGAATTCTAAATACTGCTTCAGATTTGTTATTAGAgtaccaagattttttttcttgagcaaaTCAGTTAACATCAGGTTCTTCTTCCCACTACTGTTTCTAATAATAAAGCATACCTAACTATTGTGTTTTTAGGATTGAAGATTCAATGTAAATGGATGAAGATTTCTTAATTTAACCggatttataaatttttaagtacTTTGGATCTTTTGCCTCAGATTTATCTACTGTTGAAATTTAtagattttgcattttaataatgaGTTTAATTTGCTTTAGAGAATCGAATGCTTTCTTATTTATTGTGTACCTACAACCTAAATATATctgcaaatgaataaaaaaaaattattgctaaaaACTCAGGCTGACATTTAACTGGAGCTATtggaatggtttttttttttcctattaatgaAAGCATTTAATGAGAAAGAATAAACCATATGTCAGAGTAGCTTGGATAAAATAATCCTCATCAGCAACAGTGGCCATCTGGTTATGCTTGAAATTCCTAATGAAgtcttaagattttttctttttttaaccctttggatataaaaaatactttaaaatttgaaaatctttCCATAGAATCATTCTGAGGCATGCCACCTTCAAGATTCCTTACAGTCAAAGAAATAAGTAGAATGAAGTAACACACCTCATACCTTTGTGAATTggtataaataaaattagtaagtCCCATTGGGGCAGAGAACATAGCTAAATTGTATCCTCAAAATTTAGTAAATAATGGGTGCCCAATTAACACTTTTTAAGTGGTATGTTGTTCAGTAGTCAATATAATTTCAGTTTTTGATACATTTTCTGCCTgatttttttaggttccacacaGTAGGACTGAAGGTTTAAAGCCAAGGGAGCGGATTTCAGATGACATCATTATTTATGATGTAACTGATGATAATGCAGATGAAGAAAATATCCCAGTTATTCCAGAAACTAATGAGGATGTTATATCTGATCCATCCAAGTAAGGAAATTATGAAGtaaaatttgtgaaaatattGGTTACTTTTCTTATCAAAGAGTTAAATTCGAAACAACTTTATTCTGTCATAATTTACTGTCTAATTCAAATTTGGTTTATTAAACTGAAAAAGccaaaatatttaatgagatgTTCTCCCCTCAGTAAAAAGACTTCCAACAAAAAGTAATgagaattctgattttttaattttggagttAAACATCTTTAATTGATTCTTTGTGGTCTCATCATATGGTGAATCAATATTTGTGATTAAGGTGACTCACCCAAGAAATTTGTGCCTTTTGATACGTGTTTTGGGGAGAAGGTTTCCATGAAGAATGAATGGACaaattaatttattgaatttgtttgaaaatataattGGTTCTTTCTCATATTGCTGATCTAGCTGTAGCCAGTACCCTGATATTGTCATTGTTGAAGATGACAATGAAGATGAGTATGCACCTGTCATTCAGAGTGGAGATCAGAATGAACCAGCCAGAGAATCCCTAAGTTCAGGCAGTGATGGCACCAGTCCTCTCATGTCTAGTGCTGTCCAGCTAAATGGCTCATCCAGTCTGACCACAGAAGATCCTGTGACCATGATGGATTCCATTTTAAATGATAACATCAATCTTTTGGGAAAGTGAGTGCTCATCCAGATGTTATCTGAGTTTATTTGCTTGCTTTGTTTATTTCACatgttctattttctttgaaTGATCTTCTTTTCAGATTATGAACCCACGtaactttctttgttttagtCAGGGCTAAGTTCTGCAAATTTCTTTTTGAGAGGGATTTAATCATCTCAAGAATAGTCTTGAGATTTTCCTGGCAATTCCTTAGATTTCTTTAATGAGATACTTGTTTTGAATATtcataaagtgtgtgtgtgtatttgtgttttatcAGGGCTATAGAATAAGATAATCTCTGTTAAGGGACTTATAAGAAAACCAGAAATTAGTAGCAATTACCAataataagttaaatattttataatttatagggtagaggaaaaaagataaatcagaTGGTTGTCacaatctttttttctgtaaatattaaaGTTTTGTGTAAAAGCTGTGAGTTCTTAGTAGACCACATTTTTGGGAATCTCAAATACTGAATAGGATCTCTTACGATTAAGAATTTTGTAATGTgagtttaaatgtaaaaacaaggAAACccagtatttgatattttttttaatattttttccttagggTTGAGCTGTTGGATTATCTTGACAGTATTGATTGCAGCTTAGAGGACTTTCAAGCCATGCTGTCGGGAAGACAGTTTAGCATAGACCCAGATCTCCTGGTTGATGTAGGTACTTTGAATACTTCTTGCTATACTGGCAGtttgtgtatttatgtatacTGTTTATAGATCACATCATTTTCTTGTATTCTcactatttttgcattttctttttttaaaatgaatgattttgTGTACTAGAAACAATGAGCAGATGGTTCAAGACAGTGAAGGAGGTTGATCACTACCCATTTCTGAATAGTAGTTCAGTTAATCCTCCTGTAACAACATATCAATTCTGTTCAACAGTGCTGCTAAATCCAGGCCTTTTCTGGACTTGtggctgtgttttgttttgctctagaATAAATTGTCGCTCAATAGAAATTGGTGGAAATTTAGTAATAGAATTACTTAGCCAGGAAATAGCATGAAGACACTTTCTAAGACTTTGGGAATTAATGTTTTCTAATCAAATgaactatattttattatatttgctatatttttaaaatttttatgtccTGAGTCCTAAGGTTATCCTGTTCCAGTCCGTACCACCACCTATATGAACATGACTCCCAATGTTGTCTGGACTGTGAATCCTATCTACCATTTCTGGCATT from Canis aureus isolate CA01 chromosome 1, VMU_Caureus_v.1.0, whole genome shotgun sequence encodes the following:
- the HSF2 gene encoding heat shock factor protein 2 isoform X3 gives rise to the protein MKQSSNVPAFLSKLWTLVEEAHTNEFITWSQNGQSFLVLDEQRFAKEILPKYFKHNNMASFVRQLNMYGFRKVVHIDSGIVKQERDGPVEFQHPYFKQGQDDLLENIKRKVSSSKPEENKIRQEDLTKIISSAQKVQIKQETIESRLSELKSENESLWKEVSELRAKHAQQQQVIRKIVQFIVTLVQNNQLVSLKRKRPLLLNTNGAQKKNLFQHIVKEPADNHHHKVPHSRTEGLKPRERISDDIIIYDVTDDNADEENIPVIPETNEDVISDPSNCSQYPDIVIVEDDNEDEYAPVIQSGDQNEPARESLSSGSDGTSPLMSSAVQLNGSSSLTTEDPVTMMDSILNDNINLLGKVELLDYLDSIDCSLEDFQAMLSGRQFSIDPDLLVDLFTSSVQMNSTDYINNTKSENKGLETTKNNVVQPVSEEGRKSKPKTDKQLIQYTAFPLLAFLDGNPASTVEQGSTASSEVMSSVDKPIEVDELLDSSLDPEPTQNKSEVMYRTSRSGL
- the HSF2 gene encoding heat shock factor protein 2 isoform X4, translating into MKQSSNVPAFLSKLWTLVEEAHTNEFITWSQNGQSFLVLDEQRFAKEILPKYFKHNNMASFVRQLNMYGFRKVVHIDSGIVKQERDGPVEFQHPYFKQGQDDLLENIKRKVSSSKPEENKIRQEDLTKIISSAQKVQIKQETIESRLSELKSENESLWKEVSELRAKHAQQQQVIRKIVQFIVTLVQNNQLVSLKRKRPLLLNTNGAQKKNLFQHIVKEPADNHHHKVPHSRTEGLKPRERISDDIIIYDVTDDNADEENIPVIPETNEDVISDPSNCSQYPDIVIVEDDNEDEYAPVIQSGDQNEPARESLSSGSDGTSPLMSSAVQLNGSSSLTTEDPVTMMDSILNDNINLLGKVELLDYLDSIDCSLEDFQAMLSGRQFSIDPDLLVDLFTSSVQMNSTDYINNTKSENKGLETTKNNVVQPVSEEGRKSKPKTDKQLIQYTAFPLLAFLDGNPASTVEQGSTASSEVMSSVDKPIEVDELLDSSLDPEPTQT
- the HSF2 gene encoding heat shock factor protein 2 isoform X6, whose amino-acid sequence is MKQSSNVPAFLSKLWTLVEEAHTNEFITWSQNGQSFLVLDEQRFAKEILPKYFKHNNMASFVRQLNMYGFRKVVHIDSGIVKQERDGPVEFQHPYFKQGQDDLLENIKRKVSSSKPEENKIRQEDLTKIISSAQKVQIKQETIESRLSELKSENESLWKEVSELRAKHAQQQQVIRKIVQFIVTLVQNNQLVSLKRKRPLLLNTNGAQKKNLFQHIVKEPADNHHHKVPHSRTEGLKPRERISDDIIIYDVTDDNADEENIPVIPETNEDVISDPSNCSQYPDIVIVEDDNEDEYAPVIQSGDQNEPARESLSSGSDGTSPLMSSAVQLNGSSSLTTEDPVTMMDSILNDNINLLGKVELLDYLDSIDCSLEDFQAMLSGRQFSIDPDLLVDLFTSSVQMNSTDYINNTKSENKGLETTKNNVVQPVSEEGRKSKPKTA
- the HSF2 gene encoding heat shock factor protein 2 isoform X7 — protein: MKQSSNVPAFLSKLWTLVEEAHTNEFITWSQNGQSFLVLDEQRFAKEILPKYFKHNNMASFVRQLNMYGFRKVVHIDSGIVKQERDGPVEFQHPYFKQGQDDLLENIKRKVSSSKPEENKIRQEDLTKIISSAQKVQIKQETIESRLSELKSENESLWKEVSELRAKHAQQQQVIRKIVQFIVTLVQNNQLVSLKRKRPLLLNTNGAQKKNLFQHIVKEPADNHHHKVPHSRTEGLKPRERISDDIIIYDVTDDNADEENIPVIPETNEDVISDPSNCSQYPDIVIVEDDNEDEYAPVIQSGDQNEPARESLSSGSDGTSPLMSSAVQLNGSSSLTTEDPVTMMDSILNDNINLLGKVELLDYLDSIDCSLEDFQAMLSGRQFSIDPDLLVDSENKGLETTKNNVVQPVSEEGRKSKPKTA
- the HSF2 gene encoding heat shock factor protein 2 isoform X1 — translated: MKQSSNVPAFLSKLWTLVEEAHTNEFITWSQNGQSFLVLDEQRFAKEILPKYFKHNNMASFVRQLNMYGFRKVVHIDSGIVKQERDGPVEFQHPYFKQGQDDLLENIKRKVSSSKPEENKIRQEDLTKIISSAQKVQIKQETIESRLSELKSENESLWKEVSELRAKHAQQQQVIRKIVQFIVTLVQNNQLVSLKRKRPLLLNTNGAQKKNLFQHIVKEPADNHHHKVPHSRTEGLKPRERISDDIIIYDVTDDNADEENIPVIPETNEDVISDPSNCSQYPDIVIVEDDNEDEYAPVIQSGDQNEPARESLSSGSDGTSPLMSSAVQLNGSSSLTTEDPVTMMDSILNDNINLLGKVELLDYLDSIDCSLEDFQAMLSGRQFSIDPDLLVDLFTSSVQMNSTDYINNTKSENKGLETTKNNVVQPVSEEGRKSKPKTDKQLIQYTAFPLLAFLDGNPASTVEQGSTASSEVMSSVDKPIEVDELLDSSLDPEPTQSKLVRLEPLTEAEASEATLFYLCELAPAPLDSDMPLLDS